The following is a genomic window from Spirosoma foliorum.
TGGGTAAGATCGCTGGGGCACAGATCGTGAGTGCCAACGGTACACCGGGTTCGAAAGCAAACATTCTGCTTCGTGGTATTAACACTATTAACCGTGGTACGGCTCCTATTATTCTGATGGATGGCGTTCAAGTGGGTTCTACCGATTTGAACAGCCTTGATTTGAATACGATTGACCGCGTTGAGGTTATTCAGGGTGCGGCTGCTGGTACACTGTATGGTGCTCAGGGTGCCAATGGGGTAATTCAGTTGTTCAGTAAAAAAGGTAAAGATGGCCCCGCTCGCATTAGTTTCAGTAACTCGTACGCGACCAACTCGTACATCAATGCGGGTGGTGTAGCACAGGCCGACAAACACGCGTTCGTAACCGATGCCAGCAACAATGTTATTGGCGTATCGGGTAAGCCGCTTACTTTCGATCAGGCGACCAGTACCTGGAGTGAAAACGTTCAGTATAATGCATTGGACGTGAACAGCACAGCTAGCAAAGCATACGATCAGAATCTGAAGTTCTACGATTACTACAAAATGTTTTTCCAAGCTTCCGAAACGATCAATAACTCGCTCAACATCTCAGGCGGAAGCTCAAAAGCCGATTATAGCATTACTGCTTCGAACAGCTACCAAACTACGATCCTGAAAAACAATGGTGCGTATGATCGGAGTAACCTGGTAAGCAATATCGGGATGACGCTGGCTAAGAACTTGACGCTACGTAGCATTAGCCAGTTAGTCTATACCCAAAACACGATCAATACCTATGACCGGGCTGTATGGTACGACATTAACAATACTCGTCCATTCAACAACTACGATTATGTAGATCCAGATGGAAATTATGCCGCCTATTATGGTAGCGCTTCGGGTGTAAACGGCTACAATCCTAATTATCGCCTACAGTATCGGAACCATAAGGATAACAAAATAGACGTTATTCAGAGCCTTGAATTGGACTATAAGCCCATCAAGTACCTGGATTTGAACGCCCGTTATGGCTTGAACTACACGCAGGAAACAGACCGATATTCGTATGGCAACCAGACGTTGAACCGGAATATCATTGCCAACGGAGCGGGTTATGCTACCTCGCTGAATGCCAGCGATGCCAAAGGGGAAGTATCTAACTACGAATACAAAACGACGTTCCAGAATTTCCTGGCTAGTGCGTTTATCAAGACCGATTTCCAGGAAGACTTCAAACTGAATGTACCAATCCGGACATCAACGCAGATTTCGTTCGATTATCGGAAAAACAATTATACCGAGTTTGATGCCTATGCGCTTGGCGTGCCTACCTACACACCATACACTGCTGCCCAGGGAAGTACCTACCGGATTATCGCTGATAATACGACACCGTTCGTAACTTACGGATACCTGATCAACCAGCACATCGAATATGGTGAACTGTTGGGGGTTACGGGTGGTTTTCGCTCCGATTATTCGTCAGCTTTCGGTCGTGGTTCAACGCCATTTACGTTCCCGCATGCTGATGGTTATGTTCGTCCTTCGTCGCTTTCGTTCTGGCAGAATAGCGCACTGGGTACCTATGTACCTGAATTCAAACTGCGCGCTGCTTATGGCGAAGCCGGTATTCAGCCTAAGCCATTCGACCGTTATGTAACGCTGGGTACCCGTACATTTGGTGCCAACAACGTATTCTATAACACGGTTACGCAAAGTAACCCGGATTTGGGGGTAGAGGTATCGAAAGAAATTGAACTGGGTACCGACTTCTCGGTGAAAGGTGGTAACGGCGATTGGCTCAAGAAACTGAACTTCTCGTTCAGCTACTGGAAGCGCTCGACGGATAACGCTATCTTCAACGTAAACTCAGCGCCAACGAGTGGTATTGGTACGGTTAAAGACAATGCCTTCTCGCTGTCGTCGAATGGTACACAGTTCTCATTGAACGCTACCGTATATCGTGGTAAAAGCTTCACCTGGAACTTGACGACTAACTTCGGCCATCAATCATCCCAGATCGATGCTGTAAAAGGAAATCAGCAGATTGTTGTAACGTCAAGTGCGGGTAGCACTAACTACGTTTTGAAAGCAGGACAGAAAATCGGTCAGTTGTTTGGTTATGTAGCCATTCACAGCCTCGATCAGGTTCTGCCCGACGGAACGGCTGCTATTGCGGAAAGTGCCAAGGGTAACTACGAAGTAGCCAGCAACGGATTCGTGGTGAACAAAACGACTAAACAGCCGCTCTTCAGCTCAGCTCAATACAGCTTTGGCGATCCAAACCCAACGTTTGTTTCGTCGTTCATCAACGATGTTTCGTTCCGCGACATCGTAACCCTGAACTTCCAGTTCGACTGGACATCAGGAAGCCACTTGTATAACCAAACCAAAGAGTGGATGTATCGCGATGGTATTCACAAGGACTACGTGAATCCGATCACCATCAATGGCGCAACGGGTGCATGGACCGCTTTCTATCGGGGTGTTTATCAGGCTGGTGCCAACAACGGCACAAAAGATTACTTCTACGAAGACGCTTCCTTTGTTCGCCTGCGTAACGTAGCCCTGGGTATCGAGCTAACGAAACTGATCAAGTTGCCAATGAACCGCCTGCAAGTTGTGTTTAGTGGTCGTAACCTGTTGACATTCACTAAGTATACGGGATTCGATCCTGAGATCAATTCAGGCCAGACAACGGGCTCGAATTTAGCTAGTGGCGGTGGCGAAAACTCTGCATGGGATCGGGGTACAGATCACAATACAACTCCGAACAACCGTTCCTATCAGGTATCCCTCAACTTTGGTTTCTAATTTTTTACCAGCAAGAACAACTTCATGAAACGATATATAATAAGAACAACAGTTCTGTCCTTCGCTCTGGTTAGTTTACTGGGAGCCTGTAAGGAACAACTGGATGTCAAAAATCCGAACCAACCCACGCCATCCAGCGCGTCTACAGAAACTGGCGTAATTGCACTGGCTCAGGGTAGTGTTTACATTAATGGATTCCGGGATGGTATCAAATACAGTGACGGTATCCCCGGTTATTTCTGGACCGGTGCCGTTGGGTTCCACGAATTAATGGCCGACGTAGTGGGCGAAGAAGCCGCTAACGTGTATGGTAACCAGATTGGTATGCCAGACGCCGTTACGCTGGATGATGGCTCGAAAGTTCTGAACCCAAGCTCGATTAATACACAGATTGCGCTGATCCGTACAATCAACACGAATGCCAATGCGGGTGCCAACCCACTGTTTTACGAGTGGGGGTACATGTACAACCTGAACAATTCGATGAATAACGTAATTGATATTACGAATTCAACGACGTTCACCAATGATGCTTCTGGCGCTAAAAAGAATACGATTTTGGCCTGGGCTTACTGGTGGAAAGGCTTCGCCTATTCGCGGATTGGCTCGATGTATTATGCAGGTATTATCAATGACAAAACGGGTGCTACCAATGCAAACTACGTAGCGAAAGAGAAAATCATTGACGAAGCAACGAAGAACCTCGATAAGGCAGCTGCGCTGTTAACCACGATTGGTTCCGATGCAAATTATATACCGACACTTACCTCATTGATCCCAACGTTCAATCAGGTGGGCAAAGGTCTTCCGCCAACAACCGATATGTGGAAACGGAGCATCAATACGCTCAAAGCCCGCAACATTTTGGTTAATACTACAGCCGCTACGATGACGGCAGCGCAGTGGGGACAGATACTGACATTGACCAACGATGGCGTAAAATCGACGGACAATATCTTCACCGGCCGCTCGACCGACAACGCCGATTTCATCTCGGCTGTCAATGGTAGCATGGCTGCCAAATCGACGGGTACGCCAGGTACTGTTACCTATAAAATTAGCGAGCGCCTGATTCAGGATTTCCCGACAGGCGACAAACGGTTGACGAATAACTTTACCCAACTGGCGGCTCCTGCGCTGTTCAACTCCGACCGAGGTAACTCGTTTAACACCCGTTGGCAGTTAGTGAGTGGTGGTAAAGGTCAGTCTGGTGTGGTTGTGTTAAGCAACCTGAACGTGGGCGCTTACGAGCTAACCCTGGCCAGCACGTATGAAGAAAACGAATTGATGAAGGCCGAAGCGAAAATCTATACCGGCGATATTGCTGGCGGTTTGACCTCAATTGATGCCGTTCGTACATTCCAGGGCGCCGGTTTGGCTACCTTAAGCGGGTTGGATCTGGCTGGAGCGAAAGAAGAACTGCGCAAAGAGCGTCGGGTGGGTCTGGTTTTCCGTGGCCTATCGTTCTACGATGCCCGTCGTTGGGAAGTAATTACCAAAGGTCGGACAGGGGCTGTTGTTGTTGATAAAGCGGGTAAGGTTAACACCAATGCCACGATCACCTACAATTTCCTTGATTATTGGGATGTCCCCGACAACGAATTAGCTTATAATCCTGCCGCTTCGGGAAGTGCTCCAGTGAAGAATCCAAAGTAAGTTAATAGAGAATAAATGCTAGCGTCCAAGGCTCCCTGCTTTTAGCGGGGAGCCTTTTTTTAGTGTAAATGCCTGACGATTAACTGGCTTGATTGAATTTGTGATACACCGTGCATCGGATGGCGAACAAATGGCGTATAGGTGATGGGTAATAATTTGCTGAAAAGTCAGAACAAGGGCTTATTTCAATTGCATTACGTTGAAGAACCATTGAAAAAAGAACCCCAAAGGCAGGATTCGCCAATCAGTGGATTTATACGATGTGGATATATTTTTCGTTTGAAAAAATAGTAGTTTGCAACAGCTAATCAGTATCTTGTTTTCCCGTTAAGATTGTCTCAACCTTAAATGCTTTTACTTGGAGTATAACCTATACATGAGAAAATTTTATAGTATTCTCTGGTCAGCTCTCCTGATTATGTTGCCCGGCTATCTATTGGCTCAGGGGCAGCGTATAACCGGTAGAGTTACATCTGCCCAAGATGGGCAGACCTTACCGGGCGTAAACATTGTTGTAAAGGGGACAACAAATGGAGTTAGCACCGATGCAAATGGGAATTACAGCATCGTTGTACCTACTGGCAACGCTACGCTGGTGCTGAGCTCTATTGGGCTTAATACGCAGGAAGTAGCAGTAGGCAACCGGTCTGTGGTGAACGTTGTCATGCAGGAAGCCCTGAATGAATTGAGTCAAGTTGTTGTAACCGGTTACAACACAACTCAACGCAAAGACATTACCGGCTCAATCGCATCTATTTCTTCCGAAAAATTCAAAGACATTCCCGTAACTAGTCTTGATCAGGCGCTACAGGGCCAGGCAGCTGGTGTGCAGGTAACACAGTCGTCGGGTACGCCTGGTGGTGGGATTTCGGTCCGGGTTCGGGGTAACACTTCCATCTCGGCTTCTAACCGGCCCTTATACATTGTCGACGGTGTGCAGGTGCAAAGCGGGGCTTTATCGTCAACAGACGGTTATGGTGGGCAGAACGATAATGCTTTAGCCCTGCTGAATCCCAACGATATCGAGTCAATACAAGTGTTGAAAGATGCCTCCGCCAAGGCCATTTACGGGTCACGGGCGGCCAATGGGGTTGTATTGATTACAACAAAGCGGGGGAAAGCTAATCAGAAAACGATCATTACAGCAGAAGCACAACGGGGTACAACCGAGTTGGTTAAACGCCCGAGCCTGTTGAATTCGACACAGTTGCTGGAGTTACAACGCGAAGCTGTTATCAACGCTGGTGAAGATCCGGATAAGCAGGGATTAATTAAAGGCGTTACCGATGGCGTCAATACAAACTGGCTGGACATGGTATTGCGGAAAGGAATTTATCAGCAATATCAGGTTTCGGCACAGGGGGGGAATGAGCGTACTCGCTTTTATCTAAGTGGTAACTATCGGGATGAGGAAGGCGTTTTGCTGAATAACCGATTTAGCCGAATGAGTGGCACCATGTCCATCGATCATAATGCCACCTCAAAATTGTCATTCGGTACAAACGTAACTATCTCGAGAGCTGTCAACCACCGAGTAGGGGGCGACAATTTTCTGGATGGCGTTTATTCGGGGGCTACCCGAAGCTTACCGTATTATTCTCCGTATAATGAGCAGGGTCAGTTATATGGCCCATCTGACGCCAACTATCCTGGATTTCCTAATTTTAACCCGGTGGGGGAGGCTGTTTTGCCCCGGCAACAAGTCTTGACAACAAAAATGTTGGGTGGCGTTTATATTCAGTACGAGTTTCTGCCTAACCTACGCTTTCGCTCGAAAGCCAATGTTGATTACAACAGCATTATTGAGGACATTTATTTTCCTACGGGTACAGCTACAGGAGGATACTCGACTAATATAGGGCAACAGGGTTATGGTGAGTATGACACCCGACTGGTAGCTAACTTTACAAGCACCAATACATTAACCTACAATACGCTTATTAACGAGAAGCATCGCATCAGCGCACTGGGTGGTGTAGAAATAATCAAGCGGACCAATCGGGGTGGATCGGTAATCGGGAAATACTTCCCAAGTAATGATTTTACCTATATTACTTCGGCTGGGGTTGTCAATGAGGGAAGCTCTACATTGGTGTTCAGTGGCCTTTTTTCTGGTTTTGGCGAGGTTAAATATGATTACAAAGAGAAGTACTTAGTCTCGGTAACTGGCCGATATGATGGATCTTCGCGCTTCGGGCCTAATAAGCAGTTTGGATTCTTCCCTTCAGGCTCCGTGGCCTGGCGGATCTCAGAAGAAGAATTCTTGTCGAAAACGGGTTTCCTGAATGATTTAAAGCTGAGGGCTAGTTACGGTTTTACCGGAAACGAACAAATTGGCGACTTTAAATTCCTGGGAACCTGGGGAGCAACTACCTACAGCGGCTCATCAGGGTTAGGGCCAACGGCGCTGCCAAACCCGAACTTACAATGGGAGCGGACTCGGGAAGCCAACATTGGTCTTGACGCGTCTTTCTTCAACGGGCGATTAAGTGCTACGCTTGATGTCTATGACAACCTCACCGATCGGCTTTTATTTAACCAGCCAATTCCGCTAACATCGGGCTTCAGTACGGTACAGGGTAATATTGGTAAGATTTCAAACCGAGGTATTGAGCTGACCATCAACACGGTCAATATCAACAGCAATGGCCTTCGCTGGAGTACAGACCTGAACTTGTCTCGTAATGAGAACAAAGTACTGGAATTAGCCACAACGGAGCCGATTTATGCGGGCTATCAGGCCAGTGGCGCTACGGCAACAAACGTGGTATTGCCAGGTCAGCCTCTTGGTACATTCTGGGGATTAAAATTCCTGGGAGTTGATCCCGCTACGGGCAATGCCATTTATGAAGATAAGAATGGCGATGGACGGATTACGCCCGATGATGCGCAGGTAATTGGCAATGCACAGCCAAAACTCTTTGGCGGTTTTACGAACCGGGTATCGTACAAAGGGTTTGATTTGAGTATTTTCTTTCAGTTTTCGTATGGTAACCATGTGATGAACCTCACGAAACAAACATCAGTCAATACGGGAGCATCCCTTGGGTTTAATCAAAGTACCGATGCGCTGAAACGATGGCAGAAAGAAGGCGATATTACCAGCGTACCTCGCTATATATCTGGAAATACCTATAACAACTATCTGAGCAGTCGATTTGTAGAAGATGGTTCGTACCTGCGCCTGAAAAATATAACCTTAGGGTATACCCTGGATAAAAAATGGACGAGTCGGGTAAAATTAGCCAGTGTGCGAGCGTTTGTGTCTGCTACCAACCTCTGGACGTATACGAAATACTCGGGCCCAGATCCAGAGCTTAGTACCCTGGACGGATCAACAACTGCTCAAGGTATCGACTTTAATACCTTGCCTCAGGTGAAAAATATGACTGCCGGTTTATCCGTAACGTTTTAATTACTCTGTTCCCGAAATCGAAGTCGGAAGCATTCTTTATTTCAGCAACAATGAGGTCTTATATAATCTGCTTCATATTTACACTAACCATTCTAACTTCCTGTCAGGATGTGTTACAGCCTACGCCTACGGATATTCGGATCGACGATCTGACATTGAAGACGGCGGCCGACGCGCCATTGGTTCGGATTGGTTTGTACAGTGCGT
Proteins encoded in this region:
- a CDS encoding SusC/RagA family TonB-linked outer membrane protein, translating into MSRILLVSFLLVSSIWSTAWAQERRIVGKVTSAEDGSPLPGVSVVVKGTTKGANTDAGGVYSISVPSAKGTILVFSFVGVTTQEIKVGGESEVNVSLVSDSRQLSEVVVTGVGVATSKAKLGIAVESVSSKDLPPAPTASIDQALVGKIAGAQIVSANGTPGSKANILLRGINTINRGTAPIILMDGVQVGSTDLNSLDLNTIDRVEVIQGAAAGTLYGAQGANGVIQLFSKKGKDGPARISFSNSYATNSYINAGGVAQADKHAFVTDASNNVIGVSGKPLTFDQATSTWSENVQYNALDVNSTASKAYDQNLKFYDYYKMFFQASETINNSLNISGGSSKADYSITASNSYQTTILKNNGAYDRSNLVSNIGMTLAKNLTLRSISQLVYTQNTINTYDRAVWYDINNTRPFNNYDYVDPDGNYAAYYGSASGVNGYNPNYRLQYRNHKDNKIDVIQSLELDYKPIKYLDLNARYGLNYTQETDRYSYGNQTLNRNIIANGAGYATSLNASDAKGEVSNYEYKTTFQNFLASAFIKTDFQEDFKLNVPIRTSTQISFDYRKNNYTEFDAYALGVPTYTPYTAAQGSTYRIIADNTTPFVTYGYLINQHIEYGELLGVTGGFRSDYSSAFGRGSTPFTFPHADGYVRPSSLSFWQNSALGTYVPEFKLRAAYGEAGIQPKPFDRYVTLGTRTFGANNVFYNTVTQSNPDLGVEVSKEIELGTDFSVKGGNGDWLKKLNFSFSYWKRSTDNAIFNVNSAPTSGIGTVKDNAFSLSSNGTQFSLNATVYRGKSFTWNLTTNFGHQSSQIDAVKGNQQIVVTSSAGSTNYVLKAGQKIGQLFGYVAIHSLDQVLPDGTAAIAESAKGNYEVASNGFVVNKTTKQPLFSSAQYSFGDPNPTFVSSFINDVSFRDIVTLNFQFDWTSGSHLYNQTKEWMYRDGIHKDYVNPITINGATGAWTAFYRGVYQAGANNGTKDYFYEDASFVRLRNVALGIELTKLIKLPMNRLQVVFSGRNLLTFTKYTGFDPEINSGQTTGSNLASGGGENSAWDRGTDHNTTPNNRSYQVSLNFGF
- a CDS encoding RagB/SusD family nutrient uptake outer membrane protein; amino-acid sequence: MKRYIIRTTVLSFALVSLLGACKEQLDVKNPNQPTPSSASTETGVIALAQGSVYINGFRDGIKYSDGIPGYFWTGAVGFHELMADVVGEEAANVYGNQIGMPDAVTLDDGSKVLNPSSINTQIALIRTINTNANAGANPLFYEWGYMYNLNNSMNNVIDITNSTTFTNDASGAKKNTILAWAYWWKGFAYSRIGSMYYAGIINDKTGATNANYVAKEKIIDEATKNLDKAAALLTTIGSDANYIPTLTSLIPTFNQVGKGLPPTTDMWKRSINTLKARNILVNTTAATMTAAQWGQILTLTNDGVKSTDNIFTGRSTDNADFISAVNGSMAAKSTGTPGTVTYKISERLIQDFPTGDKRLTNNFTQLAAPALFNSDRGNSFNTRWQLVSGGKGQSGVVVLSNLNVGAYELTLASTYEENELMKAEAKIYTGDIAGGLTSIDAVRTFQGAGLATLSGLDLAGAKEELRKERRVGLVFRGLSFYDARRWEVITKGRTGAVVVDKAGKVNTNATITYNFLDYWDVPDNELAYNPAASGSAPVKNPK
- a CDS encoding SusC/RagA family TonB-linked outer membrane protein, producing the protein MRKFYSILWSALLIMLPGYLLAQGQRITGRVTSAQDGQTLPGVNIVVKGTTNGVSTDANGNYSIVVPTGNATLVLSSIGLNTQEVAVGNRSVVNVVMQEALNELSQVVVTGYNTTQRKDITGSIASISSEKFKDIPVTSLDQALQGQAAGVQVTQSSGTPGGGISVRVRGNTSISASNRPLYIVDGVQVQSGALSSTDGYGGQNDNALALLNPNDIESIQVLKDASAKAIYGSRAANGVVLITTKRGKANQKTIITAEAQRGTTELVKRPSLLNSTQLLELQREAVINAGEDPDKQGLIKGVTDGVNTNWLDMVLRKGIYQQYQVSAQGGNERTRFYLSGNYRDEEGVLLNNRFSRMSGTMSIDHNATSKLSFGTNVTISRAVNHRVGGDNFLDGVYSGATRSLPYYSPYNEQGQLYGPSDANYPGFPNFNPVGEAVLPRQQVLTTKMLGGVYIQYEFLPNLRFRSKANVDYNSIIEDIYFPTGTATGGYSTNIGQQGYGEYDTRLVANFTSTNTLTYNTLINEKHRISALGGVEIIKRTNRGGSVIGKYFPSNDFTYITSAGVVNEGSSTLVFSGLFSGFGEVKYDYKEKYLVSVTGRYDGSSRFGPNKQFGFFPSGSVAWRISEEEFLSKTGFLNDLKLRASYGFTGNEQIGDFKFLGTWGATTYSGSSGLGPTALPNPNLQWERTREANIGLDASFFNGRLSATLDVYDNLTDRLLFNQPIPLTSGFSTVQGNIGKISNRGIELTINTVNINSNGLRWSTDLNLSRNENKVLELATTEPIYAGYQASGATATNVVLPGQPLGTFWGLKFLGVDPATGNAIYEDKNGDGRITPDDAQVIGNAQPKLFGGFTNRVSYKGFDLSIFFQFSYGNHVMNLTKQTSVNTGASLGFNQSTDALKRWQKEGDITSVPRYISGNTYNNYLSSRFVEDGSYLRLKNITLGYTLDKKWTSRVKLASVRAFVSATNLWTYTKYSGPDPELSTLDGSTTAQGIDFNTLPQVKNMTAGLSVTF